From one Stigmatopora nigra isolate UIUO_SnigA chromosome 8, RoL_Snig_1.1, whole genome shotgun sequence genomic stretch:
- the ankk1 gene encoding ankyrin repeat and protein kinase domain-containing protein 1 → MDYSDASSGQIKSFKKNDFENDWTKVAEGKFSNVYRVKIKIWRETCALKVYDTTVPIKHLYREPMEEVSEIAKVKFKYLVSVYGMCNDVPGIVMEFMNNGSLCNLLNNTNLLWPKKFQMIHEVCKGLNFLHCLKPPLFHLNLKPSNVLLDDHLHVKISDFGVIHWEEGMDKRSFLEHLTARGNLKYVPPEIFNQLCDPPGFPFDVYSFGILIWEILTQRKPYAGFSTTTVLLNVSHGCRPSLEIIPEQRPRECDEMISIMKWCWQQEENKRPPFSEIMRKTEAQSELLRIPGPMYCPENCANECTVEAQQPIFSTYEISPPELSDPPAGEQCSKETVLSLLLRKNFCNFRTSVKREHVSTHFHGKKSLLHYTVASGDAKSVEHVLSLGADVNYVMDKGYTPLIVAVLNRLHNIISLLLKHGADPMLGDEDRWTAVHFAAQNGDDKAVRLLLDNGASAGACEKSGWTPLHLACQNGHEPVVRLLLTRLSVNAMKEREEVQGRTPLHLAASYGHVNIAMLLLTRGANPNASDSSLLTPLHLSAEAGHNRIVRNLVNNGAVVDSTDQRGRSPLHLAALNGHKGICRQLLTNGANPDCRTQKGWTAMHLATMKRHGPTVEELKSLGASVNALGEKRWTALHLACHQSEADMVAKLLAAQADPNVTEDGQGWTPLHLACASISFPSVLHLISHQAKVNATSADKATPLHLAALHGNVSIVKALLLNGADVSLRDSSGLKPVEVAQKYGRDEIVQLLEE, encoded by the exons ATGGATTATTCGGATGCGTCTAGCGGTCAGATCAAGAGCTTTAAGAAAAATGACTTTGAAAATGACTGGACTAAAGTAGCAGAGGGTAAATTTAGTAATGTTTATCGAGTTAAGATCAAGATTTGGCGTGAAACGTGTGCTCTTAAAGTCTATGACACTACTGTGCCTATCAAACATCTTTACAG GGAACCAATGGAGGAAGTATCGGAAATCGCTAAAGTGAAATTCAAGTACTTGGTGTCGGTTTACGGAATGTGCAACGACGTTCCAGGAATTGTCATGGAGTTCATGAACAACGGTTCATTATGTAATCTTCTCAACAACACTAACCTGTTGTGGCCCAAGAAGTTCCAGATGATTCATGAGGTCTGCAAAGGCTTGAATTTTCTGCATTGCCTGAAACCGCCGCTCTTCCATCTCAACTTGAAACCATCCAATGTTCTCTTAGATGACCATCTCCATGTCAAG ATTTCAGACTTTGGAGTAATCCACTGGGAAGAGGGCATGGACAAGAGGTCGTTTTTGGAGCATCTGACAGCGAGAGGGAACCTGAAATACGTCCCTCCTgagatttttaatcaattgtgtGATCCGCCTGGATTTCCCTTTGACGTTTACAG TTTTGGAATTTTAATTTGGGAGATTCTGACACAGAGGAAACCTTacgcag GTTTTAGCACAACCACGGTGCTCTTAAACGTGTCCCATGGCTGCAGACCCAGCCTGGAAATCATACCCGAACAACGTCCACGAGAGTGTGATGAGATGATCAGCATCATGAAGTGGTGCTGGCAGCAGGAGGAAAACAAGAGGCCTCCTTTCTCAG AAATTATGAGGAAAACCGAAGCCCAAAGTGAACTTTTAAGGATCCCAGGACCAATGTATTGTCCCGAGAACTGCGCAAACGAATGCACTGTGGAAGCGCAACAACCCATTTTTTCAACTTATGAA ATTTCTCCGCCAGAGTTGTCGGACCCCCCTGCAG GCGAGCAATGCAGCAAAGAGACCGTTCTTTCACTGCTCCTGAGAAAAAACTTCTGTAATTTCCGAACGTCGGTGAAACGGGAGCACGTCAGTACGCACtttcatgggaaaaaaagtctCTTGCACTACACGGTGGCCAGCGGGGATGCGAAAAGTGTGGAGCACGTCTTGAGTTTGGGTGCTGATGTCAACTACGTCATGGACAAAGGATACACGCCGTTGATTGTGGCGGTCCTCAATAG GCTTCACAATATCATCTCATTGCTTCTGAAGCACGGCGCCGATCCAATGTTGGGAGACGAAGACCGTTGGACGGCCGTCCATTTCGCGGCGCAGAACGGCGACGACAAGGCCGTACGCCTACTCTTGGACAACGGTGCATCTGCAGGCGCCTGCGAAAAATCAGGCTGGACGCCGCTTCACTTGGCTTGCCAGAACGGCCACGAACCAGTAGTCCGCTTGCTTTTGACGCGGCTGTCCGTCAACGCCATGAAAGAACGAGAAGAAGTTCAGGGAAGGACGCCTCTTCACTTAGCCGCCTCTTACGGCCACGTCAACATCGCCATGTTGCTCCTAACTCGTGGCGCCAACCCCAACGCCTCCGACAGTTCGCTTTTAACTCCTCTCCATTTGTCCGCGGAGGCGGGGCATAACAGAATCGTACGAAACTTGGTTAACAACGGCGCCGTGGTGGATAGCACCGACCAAAGGGGGCGGAGTCCACTTCACTTGGCGGCTCTAAACGGCCATAAGGGAATATGCAGGCAGCTATTAACCAATGGCGCCAATCCGGATTGCCGGACTCAAAAAGGCTGGACTGCCATGCACCTGGCAACCATGAAGCGACATGGACCTACTGTGGAAGAACTGAAAAGTCTAGGGGCTAGCGTGAATGCTCTTGGGGAGAAAAGATGGACGGCGCTTCACCTGGCTTGCCATCAGAGTGAAGCAGACATGGTGGCTAAGCTATTGGCCGCCCAAGCTGACCCTAACGTGACCGAGGATGGCCAGGGTTGGACGCCATTACATCTGGCATGTGCCAGTATAAGCTTCCCCAGTGTACTGCACTTGATTTCCCATCAGGCCAAGGTAAATGCGACCAGTGCAGATAAAGCCACGCCTCTTCACCTGGCTGCTTTGCATGGAAATGTGTCCATTGTTAAGGCGCTGTTGCTTAATGGCGCAGATGTTAGTCTACGAGATTCTTCAGGGTTGAAACCAGTCGAGGTGGCACAGAAATATGGGAGAGATGAAATTGTGCAGTTGTTGGAGGAATGA